Proteins co-encoded in one Arachis hypogaea cultivar Tifrunner chromosome 13, arahy.Tifrunner.gnm2.J5K5, whole genome shotgun sequence genomic window:
- the LOC112736487 gene encoding uncharacterized protein — translation MASEEDKALPLVNTDDDPDSHMINKMATVESEISEKEKEEIRLLYERAERKGPAISYFRRRRKPAQKQQRGLFEPNKISEKGKDEILYPPGREADLALNVQKLRSELIHLGLFDEEAPRRTLQRRSLLHKDQQQ, via the exons atggcatcGGAGGAAGACAAGGCGCTGCCTCTCGTGAATACTGATGACGACCCGGACTCCCACATGATTAATAAG ATGGCAACGGTGGAGTCTGAGATTtctgagaaagagaaagaggagatACGCCTACTTTATGAGAGAGCAGAAAGAAAGGGGCCCGCCATCAGCTACTTTCGCCGTCGTCGAAAACCAGCGCAGAAACAACAACGAGGACTCTTTGAACCAAATAAG ATTTCTGAGAAAGGGAAAGATGAAATTCTCTACCCTCCTGGTCGAGAAGCAGACCTTGCATTAAATGTGCAGAAACTACGATCAGAACTTATTCACCTCGGCCTATTTGATGAGGAAGCCCCAAGAAGAACACTCCAAAGGAGAAGCCTCCTACATAAGGACCAACAGCAATAG
- the LOC112736491 gene encoding uncharacterized protein, which produces MFYSETEKVGCEGEVKEGGEVCCSKEDGVVGGATPVSITGDGGSLKCSVVSMEKPFRRFTRSLLKRKLEDDVSGAKVGNDKVNNNAETVEVGGDVKQEIEDGALVAVCKASTKRCPTSLKELLATGILEGVAVNYAHSVKASKAG; this is translated from the exons ATGTTCTATTCTGAAACGGAGAAGGTTGGTTGTGAAGGCGAGGTGAAGGAGGGTGGTGAGGTATGTTGTTCTAAGGAAGATGGTGTTGTTGGTGGGGCAACACCGGTTTCAATTACAGGTGATGGTGGTAGTTTGAAGTGTTCTGTTGTTTCTATGGAGAAGCCATTTAGGAGGTTTACTAGGTCTCTACTAAAGAGAAAGTTGGAAGATGATGTTAGTGGTGCAAAGGTTGGGAATGATAAGGTAAATAACAATGCCGAAACTGTTGAAGTTGGTGGTGATGTCAAGCAGGAAATTGAAGATGGTGCATTGGTTGCTGTGTGCAAGGCTAGTACTAAGAGGTGCCCAACAAGTCTGAAGGAGCTTCTAGCCACAGGGATTCTTGAGGGTGTGGCAGTGAATTATGCTCACAGTGTGAAG GCAAGCAAGGCTGGATAA